GTTTCACGCAGTCCGCTGCTTATAATGTGTTCATGGATTCACGTAAGTGACCAAACGAGCAGGCATGCCTTTCGAGTGCGGAGTTTAGCAGCCTGTTAGAATAAATTAATGAAAACTCAACTGCTGGGTGACatcaaagctgaagaggTACCTACGTTTGTGCTTGTGCGAGTGGCGAATTAGTAGTTTTGACGTTACCACCACCACACCTCTATTttactggcacgctttcttcctttcgaCGGATGCAAGAAAAGTATATGCGTGTGCACAGCTCCATGTATATACGTCTCGTGAATCATTCTGTTGGTTGCACCAGTCCCCCACGCTTCGTCAATTTTCTACCCGCTTACACCCTCATTCATTGCTCTGTTCCATGTTTTACGCAGCATTTTACCGGCAAGCTGGGTGGCTTTTTGAAACTAGTAAAATCACAGTGGAGAGGCAGAGAGGAGAGGGTATTTTCTCTGTGTTTCAGGAGCACAAAAGCGGAaggcaggaggaggagggttTGGAGAAAGGGTGGAAGACacttgaagaaaaaaaaatatatatatatatatatataaccaaCTAGTATAGGGAAACGTGAAATGACAGAACCGAAGTTAGCAACCACGCACGTAGTGGGTGAACCCACCTTCGAAGGACTGGCACGTTTCATTGAGCGAAACAACATCACCAAAATATTTGTTATGGTGGGCGCAGGGATAAGCGTTGCAGCTGGAATCCCCGACTTCCGCTCTCCCCACACCGGCTTGTACGCTAAACTCAGTCGCTACAATCTCAACTCACCGGAGGACGCCTTCTCACTCCCTCTGTTGCGTCAACAACCAAGTGTGTTTTACAACATTCTGATGGATATGGACCTCTGGCCTGGGAAGTATTGTCCTACGGCGGTTCACCACTTTATCAGTCTACTCGCCAAGAAGGGCATGTTATTATGCTGTTGTACGCAGAACATAGACGGGTTGGAACGCGCCTGCGGAATTCCAGAGTCTTTACTAGTTGAAGCCCATGgttccttctcttccgcATCATGTGTTGACTGTCACGCGAAATATGACATCAACATCGCGAGGGCGGAGACAAGGGCTGGAAAAGTGCCTCATTGCAATCAATGTGGTGGTATAGTGAAACCCGACGTGGTTTTCTTTGGCGAGAATCTCCCGGAGGCGTTTTTTAACGTAGCGGGACTCATTGAGGAAACGGAATTGCTGCTTATTTTGGGAACCTCACTTCAAGTCCACCCATTTGCCGACCTTGCGCTCATGGTGCCCTCTGACGTGCCACGAGTGTTGTTTAACTTGGAGCGTGTGGGCGGGAGGATGTTCCGCTTTCCTACGGACCGAACACCCAATTTCCGCGCCAGTTCCTATCGTCTCAGCACTGGAAATGGCAATGGCAGTAAAATTAGCAGTGgggacagcagcagcagcagcagcagcgtcgACGGGTATGACCAGTTTACGCTCGCAGGGAATGACGAGACGGGTGTGTTGCGtgacattttctttcctggtGACTGTCAGGTGTCTGTTCGTTCCTTTGCTCAGGCGTTGGGCTTCGGAGAGCAGCTTGACGCCTCTGTAcgtgagggaagggaaatatttGAGCGCACTCGGCGTAGGGAAAAAGTCGTTGAGGGTTAACACGCTTGTAGACACTTGAAAACTGTATGAGTGGGGCCGTGTTTTCATACGTTTTCGTCTGTGGTGCGTGTGGTTACAGCACAATGTGATTCATGTATATGTGCGCATGTCCGTTGAAACTGCCTGTAATgcttaaattttattttctttcctacatttggtggaaagtggttgcgtTTATTTTCAGTTCTTTTATGGCACCGGATGCTTTGGGGCAATGTACGTGTCGCCCCGCGTTCATGTTTCACAtcattctctctctctctctctttgcttCGTTGGGTGCGGCCGTCGTTAGCTGTCATGTGCCTTTGGCAACTTGCATTGCTGCCGTTTTGTATTGCGTTGcgtacttttcttttcctttttgggaCTTCTGTGGCAAGCATTGCGCACATTGAAAGGGCGGAAAACAGTTCAAGTACTAGAAACATATCTATTCCAGGAACAacctcccccctctttttcagaaggagtggaaaggaaagacagTACATGAGGTACAGTGTTGTCAGAACGCGGCCGTCTCGCGGCCGCAGGCTGCGTCACTGTGTGCTAATTTCATTTCTAGCATTATTACTGATGATGCTTTCTTTGTCTATATCGTTCTACAACACCCGGAGAAGTGTCGACAGTCTAAAGATGAAACTGCGAGAAGATGCAGCAGGGAACCCACTACTGCGGGAGGGTGCCGCACAAACCGCTTGGAGGTTGTTGAACACAGAAAATGGTTCTTTATGGGGTTACGTTGGCGGTATTGACAGCCTTATAGAAAAAAGAGTTGACCGGGCGTACTGGGGACCAACCATGTTCCGGAGCAACGAAGGAACCGTGAATGAATCCACGGTTACAAATGTTGTGTCTGAGCGGTTCCGCAGCTTAAACATGAGCGAGGCTGAGATGAAGCGTAGGTACATCCGACATCAGCTGGTGAAGGAGGTCACAGGCTGTGATTCACTATCCGTACCGTTTAACCCTCTGCATGACAGCCGCTGTATTAACTTCATGACCAACTCTTCTAATTGGTTGGATGTAGTTCCTATTGGACAAAATGTTGATCAACGTACCATCAAATTCAGGCTATTATTTAAGCCGCTACGTATAAATGCAAGCTATAGTGTCGAGTATCCCCTCGAAACTTTTGTTAAGGTACCACAGAAATACTTCGTGCTTGAGGCAGCAAGCGAGGTGGTTGCGTTCAATGTTGACCGTCTTCTTCTTGTCAATCGCGTGCCGCCTACGGGGCTGGGTTGTCTCCCGCTTAACACGCTAAGAGGGTCTGTCAACAAGTATAAACATAATACGTCAACGTTTAAAAAGTTTCTCCAGGATTCGAAAGCCGAAAATTACGAGCAGTGGATCGAAAAGGACCTCTTTCATTTCCTACGGCGGGCGAAGCATCATCTTCGCAAAAACGGTAACAACCAAACGTGTGTTCTGGTCTCCATCCAACTGAAGATTGCTGATGTGGTGCACTTTCTCGAAACGCCGATGCGAATCCCCTACCGTGTTTTTAGCGACACGTGGTTCGACTATTTCGACCTTAGGGCTAATGTAGGCGAGTTGGAGGATGGTTTGCCAACATTTGCACATGAACGCCACTACCCGGGTGTCCTTCACCTCGCAGCACTTGCGATGTTTGACTATGTCATAGGCAATATGGACCGATCACCTTTCAAGAATAACTTTGTGGTGGGCGGAGTGGCCAACCAACTGGTTTCGGATAATACGACTCTTCTTCACCCAAACCACCCAACGTTTGTATATTTGGATCATGGTTCCTCATTTCGACTGCGGCGACCCGAGCGAAACCCCATAGCGAAGTCTCATATTGGCTttgaaaatggaaaagaggacactttttgtcttttccgcGGTCCATTGCTGCGGCGTATTCAAGAACTTACCGGACCATCGGGAGAAGTTACACACGGAAATAAAACGAAGAAAGAAGCCTATGGTGCCGCACACAATCATAGAAGTACGGAGACTTTGTTCACCCATATGTTAAGGGAGAGAGTTCCACCGGAGGCGTATTCCGTTATTGATAGCAGTAACTTGGATTTGGTTGTGGTTCGTATGAAAGAGCTGCTTGCTATGGCAGGGCGCTGTCTTTCCGATGAGCGTATACGCCGAACTGTACTATTTCcgtaaatattattattattattattattattattattattattgttgttgctgttgttgttttagtaTATTCACTCGCACGCTGctattttttattacttATTCCATCTCTGGCTTTTTCCAAGTGTACATGTGTTTTTCCATTGTAATGGCACGTCGCGTGTTACTCACATATGCTCTGAAAACCAATTTAAAGTTgagtttcttttattttttattttttaaattgttCTGCCTACTAGCGTCATTCCCTCCatacatgtgtgtgtatatgtgtttcgTTTTTCCCACGTTGTTTCCCACTCTTGCGTTTGAGAGAACCACTGGTAACTTCAAATATGTAACGGATTacgtttcccccctccaaaaaaaaaataataataataatcgcGTGCGTTAGTTCCTGCAATTGTTTACATGTGTTTACTTAATGAAGTACCACTGTACATGCGTGGGATTCTCTATATACTTTCCTGCGCGTGTGCGCAAACTTATACTGACGAACTCGATAACGTTTTCTCTTAGAAGTTtaagtgagtgtgtgtgtgtgtgtgtgcgtctgCAAGGATAAAAGAAGGTGTagggtggaaacaaaaaggaacagctaaaagaaagaaaaggtgaaTAATGCATAGAGTGAGACGAGGGGTGTCGGAGGAATCGCTAAGCTGGGTCCCTGCCATACGTTTCCTATATAACATTTATTTCACTGATACCGACTTTCCCCCTTACTCAGACTACATAtgtctgttttttgtgtgcgttttctatttatttatttccccctctctttccATTACAGCTTTACGGGTGAAGCACAAAAGAATAAGACGGGGATTTGCGTCACCGtccaattttatttatttattttttttttttgcctttccgGTGATGCACCTCTAACgtatttacctttttttcttttactttgttttgcttcttccacTATTTCTCGTTAAAATCATCTCTTTCAGGGAGATGCGCTTGTTGAAAAAGTCGGTGACAGCAGAAGGTGCTGTGGAGGTAAAGGTGCAAGTAAGTACCAGTGAAGATTTGTGGCATTTATATAATTTGGTGCTTCCAGGAGACCAGGTACGCACGAACACAAGACGAAAGGTTGTGAAGGAAACTTCTATAGGATCACAGGCTGCGGAGGTGCGAACAATTACATTACAGTTACAGGTACGCAACACAGAGTTCTCTCCTGATGAGCTACGCGTTCAGGGAGTTAACGTTAAGGAGAATGAATGCGTAAAGTTGGGTGCACATCACACACTTTCAGTACACACATTTCCACCGCAGGATGTTGTGATTTTGAAGGATGAGTGGAATGATGTATTCGCTGCACGTCTGAAGGAAGCGTGCGATAATGAGTCGCGAGCAGACACAGTGGCAGTTTTGATGAACAGTGGTACTGCATCCGTTCTCCTGGTAACTCCTTCCTTCATGTacacaaaagcaaagatTGAGGTGTCCATAGCCAAGAAACATAAGAACGATGGAACCGCACGGGATAGGAGCATTCAGCGGTTCTTCAAACAAGTGTTGGACGCCCTCTGCATGCACGTAGACTTTGATAAGGCTAAGTTGATCCTTATTTGCTCTCCGGCGCATGTGCGGGAGGAATTCAAAGCGTATGTAGAAGCCGCAATGGCTCATTCTGAGGCTATGGCTATGCGCAACCTCCGCAAAAACTTTTCTAAGATAGTGTTAATAAAGGTGAGAGACAATACGAACGACGCCCTTCGTGAGGCGTTCGCGGATCCTAACATTGCAAATCAGATGGAATCTACACGATGCCGTGACGAGATAAAAGTGTGGCAGGACTTTCAGAAGACGATGGATGAGGATCCAGACCGCTGCGTATATACGCCACAAATGGTTTACAGGGCGGCGATGTTAGGGGCTGTGGGAAAACTTATGGTGAGTGACGTTGTGTTTCGCTCTGAAGACCCCACAGTGCGTCGCTTTTACCTTTCACTCATTCGTTTTGTGCGGCagggcggtggtggtgttagTGTTTTTTCTAGTAACCACGTCACTGGCGAGCAGTTAACGCAGTTGGGGTTTGTTGCAGCtattcttcatttcccctgTGATGAACTTGATGATCTGGAGGTGGTGGAAAATTTTATCGACAGCGAGGAAGCCGCAACCTTCATTCGGGAAAATGCTGCGGCAAGTGTAGTTGTGTAACTGTGGGTTTTGCCCCTTTCCGATATGCGTGACGATAAAACCGATAATCTGGGGATGTACCCTCACCAACCATTTTGTGCGTTGGGGCGTGCGGGGGGAGAGGGCCCGCAGTGCGGGTGTTTCATCAAAGGTGTTACTAATTTGGAGGTGCCGCtgcttccttcggtgacGCACTATTATTCCGTACTCTGCTCTatctttcgctttttttttaaaaaaatcttttGTAGCTTTGCtgctccctcctcccccctctcTGTAGCTCTTACTGCTTAattctcttcctttgttgtttcgCCAAAGGAGATGATAAAGTTCACTCTGCGGTACTTCGCAGTAAGTAGCTCGACATTTTATCGGCTTCCTCGTCGAATGAGTCCGCCAACTACGCGTTGGGCGGCGTGCTGCGCGTTGTATTCCCATCGTGAACTTCTGCTTTGTACGATCTGTCGAGGTGTTTGCTCCGGGAAATCAAGCCAGCGCTTTATTGTGGTTGAGAAGAATGAAACTCCTAACCCTGATTGCCTTCGGTTCTACTCGATGGAGCTGTCATTCCTTCCTCCTGGTCGGTCTTTAGACCTTCCAGATGCTCAGCACGCCGGCAAATCGCCATTAGCTGAGTTGCTGTTCAGCATCAGCGGAGTACAGTCGGTTTTCCTTGCGGATGAATATATCACTGTAGGCAAAGTTCCCCATGTGGATTGGGGTTCCCTCGTACCGCAGATACAAGAGTGTATCGTTGAGTTTGCCGAGAGCGGCGTGGGTATCCTCTCCGAGGAGGGAGAGGCATGTTTTGTTGACAACAATAACGATACTGATCcagaggatgatgatgatgaggtaGTGCTTGCAGTGAAGGAGTTGCTCTCTGCTCGTATACGGCCGCTTCTTCGAGCAGACGGGGGTAATGTTCGTTACATTAGCATGGATGACGGAACAGTTTTCGTGCTGCTGGAGGGCGCATGCAAGTCCTGTCCATCATCTGGAGTTACGCTCAAGAATGGAATTGAGCGCATGCTCATGCACTGGATACCTGAGGTAGTTGAGGTGCAAGAGTGCACAGATGAGATGGCGAGTGATTTACTGGCGGAAAAGGAACTTCGAAGGAAATTGAAGAAGGATGAGGTGAGCGCCTCACAATCAAACTAGGACGCATCCCATTCCCCgtgtttggggggggggggcggcgCTGACGACGGTGCGTGTctgtttgttggtgttgttgttgtttgacGTATGCGACAAACGAATAACTGCAATAATCGTTTGTTTGTCAAGGATTCTGTCTGGTTCAAAACTACAAGGTCTTGGGCAACACGGTATATCAGTGGCTGATCAGCTGCGGCACgggggccctcgtcatgttgttgTATCCCCTGTTTCCTAGTTAACAGCCATCGTTGCTCACTTCACGTATCGTTTGCTGTAATTTCCAACCGGGGAGGAGTGTGTGGTGTTCCGTTAGTGCTGGTGGTCGATTTCCCGGTGACTTTACCCAAACCGCTTCACATTTCGGCATTTAGTCGGTTACGGGAAAATGTTACAGGATTTAGTGCTGTAAGATGAAGCATCAGGGTCCTCAAGGATCCTGTAGGCACAGTCGTGATGGGCTTGCTAAGCGTGTCTGTTTCGACACTGCTAAACGGCTGCCCTTACTGGGTCATTACCATGACGTATTCCTTTTACTTGTTACAGATATATATCGTCTCAGTGAGGCTGTCACGGGGTTGTTGGTTGTAATGAGCAAGGCTTTGCGTTGGTTGATTTTTTTAGTGAGGAGTACGTGGCtttatatatctatatatatctatatatatagatatatatatctatcaTTCAGGTAATGCTTTGTCATCCTGCTTTCATCGCCAACGTTCggttcctctttctttccttcactattTTTACGCCTTGCTTCACCAGTCATACCGCTTACGCATAGTTGTATTTCTCCCCaacattatttcctttcccctgcTGTTACCTGTTCATCGACGAAACAGATTTCCTCCgtcgttttttccccccttacaTGGAGGCTTTTACCGCTTTCAAGGCTGTTTTGTGATCGTATTTGTTATTTGTACCGCTTTTTACCTATTCAATTTACTCCATTGTAGCACAGCGCGGTCCATTGATCACATATGCCCGCTAAAGCTGTTCCCGCCCCGGAGTCTGCGATCAAGCGCGCTGCCttcaagcagcagcagacggAGAACTTCAAGAAGGCGATCGCTGCGAACAAAGTGGCGGCGGCTGCCCTGAAGAAACTTGCGTACAGTCGTGGTCTCAAGTACTCTCGTGAGTACCGCTCCACCGAGAAGAAGCTTGCTGGCTTGCGTCGGAACGCGAGGCAGCACGGTAACTACTACCTTGAGGCAAAACCAAAGGTAGCTGTTGTCACCCGTATTCGCGGTATTGCGAAGGTGCCACCAAAGCAGCGCAAGATCCTGCAGCTTCTGAGGCTCCGTCAGATCTTCAATACTGTCTTCGTGCGGTTGAATAAACCAATGGAGAATATGCTCCGCGCAGTGGAGCCGTACATTGCGTATGGCTATCCGTCATTGAGTACGGTACGCGCGATGGTGTACAAGCGTGGGCACTTGAAGATCAACGGTCAGCGTGTGAAGATCACCGATAACCAGATGATTAAGGACAAGTACCACAACGATGATATCGTCTGTGCCGAAGACATTGTTAACCAGATCTACGCCTGCGGTAAGCACTTCCGGACTGTGACGAATGGTTTGTGGCCCTTCAAGCTTGCGCCCCCTGCTGGTGGCATGCGGCAAAAGCGCCGTCACTTCGTCGAGGGTGGTGATTACGGCAACCGTGACACATTGATCAACCGCTTCCTCGCGCGTATGATCTAAACTCTGTGGCGACGGTGGAGCACTGTGCATTATTACTTTGAAAtagtattttgtttttcgtttgatGTGGGTGTGTTGTGTGTACTATTTTTCCACGGCTACCTATTCATCTTTCTCGGTTCTACTTAGGTGGAGCTTTAAATTTCACttcaataaaaaatatctcGTGTGTACTTTACGAAAGTTTTGTTGCCAACAGAACACGAGTATCTAATTTTCTCCGTTCTGCCTTTACTTTAATGTTTATGACGGGACTCATACTGTTAGGAAAAGGTAGAGAAGTTATGCCCGCTAAAGCTGTTCCCGCCCCGGAGTCTGCGATCAAGCGCGCTGCCttcaagcagcagcagacggAGAACTTCAAGAAGGCGATCGCTGCGAACAAAGTGGCGGCGGCTGCCCTGAAGAAACTTGCGTACAGTCGTGGTCTCAAGTACTCTCGTGAGTACCGCTCCACCGAGAAGAAGCTTGCTGGCTTGCGTCGGAACGCGAGGCAGCACGGTAACTACTACCTTGAGGCAAAACCAAAGGTAGCTGTTGTCACCCGTATTCGCG
This sequence is a window from Trypanosoma brucei gambiense DAL972 chromosome 7, complete sequence. Protein-coding genes within it:
- a CDS encoding HIRA-interacting protein 5, putative, with amino-acid sequence MIKFTLRYFAVSSSTFYRLPRRMSPPTTRWAACCALYSHRELLLCTICRGVCSGKSSQRFIVVEKNETPNPDCLRFYSMELSFLPPGRSLDLPDAQHAGKSPLAELLFSISGVQSVFLADEYITVGKVPHVDWGSLVPQIQECIVEFAESGVGILSEEGEACFVDNNNDTDPEDDDDEVVLAVKELLSARIRPLLRADGGNVRYISMDDGTVFVLLEGACKSCPSSGVTLKNGIERMLMHWIPEVVEVQECTDEMASDLLAEKELRRKLKKDEVSASQSN
- a CDS encoding 60S ribosomal protein L7, putative, with amino-acid sequence MPAKAVPAPESAIKRAAFKQQQTENFKKAIAANKVAAAALKKLAYSRGLKYSREYRSTEKKLAGLRRNARQHGNYYLEAKPKVAVVTRIRGIAKVPPKQRKILQLLRLRQIFNTVFVRLNKPMENMLRAVEPYIAYGYPSLSTVRAMVYKRGHLKINGQRVKITDNQMIKDKYHNDDIVCAEDIVNQIYACGKHFRTVTNGLWPFKLAPPAGGMRQKRRHFVEGGDYGNRDTLINRFLARMI
- a CDS encoding NAD-dependent SIR2; the protein is MTEPKLATTHVVGEPTFEGLARFIERNNITKIFVMVGAGISVAAGIPDFRSPHTGLYAKLSRYNLNSPEDAFSLPLLRQQPSVFYNILMDMDLWPGKYCPTAVHHFISLLAKKGMLLCCCTQNIDGLERACGIPESLLVEAHGSFSSASCVDCHAKYDINIARAETRAGKVPHCNQCGGIVKPDVVFFGENLPEAFFNVAGLIEETELLLILGTSLQVHPFADLALMVPSDVPRVLFNLERVGGRMFRFPTDRTPNFRASSYRLSTGNGNGSKISSGDSSSSSSSVDGYDQFTLAGNDETGVLRDIFFPGDCQVSVRSFAQALGFGEQLDASVREGREIFERTRRREKVVEG
- a CDS encoding eukaryotic peptide chain release factor subunit 1, putative, whose product is MRLLKKSVTAEGAVEVKVQVSTSEDLWHLYNLVLPGDQVRTNTRRKVVKETSIGSQAAEVRTITLQLQVRNTEFSPDELRVQGVNVKENECVKLGAHHTLSVHTFPPQDVVILKDEWNDVFAARLKEACDNESRADTVAVLMNSGTASVLLVTPSFMYTKAKIEVSIAKKHKNDGTARDRSIQRFFKQVLDALCMHVDFDKAKLILICSPAHVREEFKAYVEAAMAHSEAMAMRNLRKNFSKIVLIKVRDNTNDALREAFADPNIANQMESTRCRDEIKVWQDFQKTMDEDPDRCVYTPQMVYRAAMLGAVGKLMVSDVVFRSEDPTVRRFYLSLIRFVRQGGGGVSVFSSNHVTGEQLTQLGFVAAILHFPCDELDDLEVVENFIDSEEAATFIRENAAASVVV